taacaaaaaaaacacccacATGTACTAAAAACGACACTTAAATGTCATCAATTTATTGCTAAAACTGTTTGCACATTTTGGTCCCCATAAACCACTCATTCTAAAGATTATTGACTTGCGAGCTTCCACTGTGAAGTGCGAGTATCTGGCTTATAATGACTATCCGCCGGACAGCCGGACTTTGTCCACAGCGGCTAGTTGTAGCTATTTCGGACGGAGAAGGCATCGATTGGCCAAGGCTGATTAGATTCCTTAGCTAAATCTATGAAAGCTATAGTCTATAGGCTATAGCCTATGGTCCCCGCCGATATCTGGCGAATATCTACCGTTCGCTGGTTGCCCCAGTCCATTGCCAGCCGGTGGTTCAGGTGGTTGCCTTTCCGGATTTCACGCTTTCTTTTAACTTGACCGCGTGCTTTTGATTGCAGAAAACGCAACTCGAGTGAGTGCGGGAACCTTGTGTAGTGGTCATAAACGAGGTGTTCCACCCGCGGGGCCATAAAGTGCGGGTTTACGAGCACTACCGGGGGAACAACCTACAATTAAAGTAGTAATTACGTAAGGACTGCCGTTTAATTGGGTAAACATCGCTACTTGCAGATCAAAATGGGTTCCCTGGAGAAGCTGAAACAATTGAGACTGATACACCTGTGCATCGCGCTCACCTTCTTCACCAGCGGGCTGTGCATCAACTTTATCCAGCTGCTGATGCACGTCTTTATTAAGCCCATAGACAAGCGACTCTTCCGCAAGCTGATGTACTATGCCTGCTATTCGCTGTACTCCCGTGAGTATATCCTAACCAGTTCCAGTAAGGAGTTCAAAACGTAACACCTCCAATCCATTAGAACTGATCTTCGTGTCCGATTGGTACGCCGGCAGCAAGATGACTGTCTACATGGACAAGGAGGACTTCGAGAAGCATGCCGGCAAGGAGCATGTCCTCTTGATTATGAACCACAAGTACGAGATCGATTGGCTCAACGGCTGGATGATCTGCGAAAAGTTAGGCGTCCTGGGCAACTGCAAGGCCTATGCCAAGAAGGCAATCCGCTACGTGCCCATCATCGGCTGGGGCTGGTGGCTGGCCGAGTTCGTCTTCCTCAACCGCAACTTCGACCAGGACAAGACCATTATCACCGAACAGCTCAAGGTGGTCTTCTCCTACCCCGATCCCACCTGGCTGTTGCTCAACGCCGAGGGCACTCGCTTTACTCCCGCCAAGCACGAGGCCTCTGTGAAATTCGCCCAGGAGAGAGGCATGACGGTGCTGAAGCACCACTTGATTCCGCGCACCAAGGGATTCACTGCCAGTTTGGCACCCATCCGGGGTCTGTGTCCGGTCATCTACGACATTAACCTAGCGTACAGGCCCACAGATAAGGTAAGAAAGTACTTTAAGTTATATAATACTGTATTTTATTGTTCCATGCCATTAATGCAGAATTCTGCAAGGCAAAGCTTCTCATGTATTTTTGATGAGGCCTATCAGCCAGTTCGATTATACGTGTCTGATTACTTAGCCCTAATCTAATTTCGTTTTTCGATTAGCTTGCTCATAAAAGAAGTGTCGAATTTACTTCACTACTTCACTCATGATTTCTTGAGATGGATGCTCTTAAAGATATCGATCGATTAAAATAGGCAAACATTTCAAGGTTAATCAAGTCGTCATAATTATACCatctttttttattatgtttaatattCCTTACCCCTGACGTCATCAGTATTATTGGCACTTTGCCAACATAGCAACTATAACATTTAATCGGAGTAACTTGTCTTTCTAATGATAAGTGCACGGAATTCAGAAAGCTGCACTTATTGtgcttttaaattaaatttgcaaaagCGGTTAAGGGGCTAGAAAGGTTTCATAACGTGTGATTGTGTtgttaaatgaaaaattggCACTTTTAGCTTTTAAAACTCTATAGACCAGagtaattaatttgcaattgtaCTTCTAGAACCCCGCCACAATGCTGAGCCTTCTGCATGGAAAGAGCGTGGAACCCCACCTGCTGATGCGGCGTATTCCACTTGAACAGGTTCCTGAGGACGAGAAGGAGGCCGCCGCCTGGCTGCAGAACCTGTTCGTGGAGAAGGACAAGATCATCGATAGCTTCCTGGAGACGGGCAGTTTCTTCAAGACGTCCGGTGTGAAGGAGGTCCCGGCATATGTGAATCAACGCCGGCTGTGTTCGCTTGTAAACTTTGTCTGCTGGGCGGTATTCTCTCTGTCCTGCATCTTCTACTACGTGATCACTTCCCTGCTGGCGGCCAACTGGACGGCCTTCATCACTGCTCTTTCCGTCTTGGGACTTTGTAAGTTTGGGACTTAACCTTAACCTTATCTTTTGTTTATCTTATTGAaattcctttttccttttttcagtTTACTGGCTTATGGGCCAGGCCATCAACAAGACGCAGATCAGCAAGGCATCTAATTATGGGTCCTCCAAGTCCCCAAGCGCAAAGTAACTTTCGAATTTAGTTTCGATTGTCGTCGAACTTAATTATCTACAAGTGACTTTGTAAAAGGCAGTCCTCTCACAAATCTCTCTGCTAAATGGATCAATTCGCGATTCCTCCCCGGACGATTTCAAGTGTTTTTGAACAGAAGTGCATGTTTTTCTTGTCTAAGTTTATGGTTACGAGGTAACTCCCGCACACTGGAGCCATCAATTTGCGTACGTAGTTGGTAGTTGTACACCTAAGtggaaatttaattgtttgatCAATTGTATTTTGGCGAGCAttgcaataattaaattaaacagaACGTGAGAGCGtgagtttgttgtttttgataAGGCGTACGGCAAGCAGTACCCTGATAAGGGCTGCTGATAAGTGGGGGCAGACAAGCAGTGCATAGAGTGACCTTAACACAAAATACCGCCAGCATTTCTTAACTGGATATTTGACTAAATAATTGTGAATCAACATATTCGTAAGTAGAATAAGTGTAAaatcttaaattttttttacatttccaggaacattaaatattaaaaatagtttttcttGAACAGGAGTAGTAAATTGTAACAACTTTGCtataaacaaagcaaatacCCGGATAGTATAGAAATTTGTGTTTATCAGCATGCTCCACACGTTCAGTTTCTAATCTGTTGTAACGATCGGAAACAGCGCACGTTCCGTTAGTTCGACTGCTTGCCCTTGGCTATACGATCAATACAACCACACGCCAAGCATAAAATCACCTTTATTCGCCGATAAGCATTCCTATTGACTGATAACAAGTGATTAAAAGTGTTAGTTGTGGGTTTCTGTGTTGTACTATCGACGAGATCCTTATCACTAGAGGCTCGGGCGCCTAGAAGAGTCACTTTCATTCAGTCGAATTCTACTGGTCGATAGAACAAGTTGCAACTTCCTGGTCTCTAATTGTTAAGATTCCGCTAAGATaggtgagtgtgtgtgtgtgtgttctggTGTAAATGCAACAGTGGACTGTCGCAAAGTGAAACTAGAACGTGAAAAGTTCTAAGTTCTATGGCATCGTCTTGATCATTGCTACTATCAAGAGGATACTAT
This portion of the Drosophila santomea strain STO CAGO 1482 chromosome 3L, Prin_Dsan_1.1, whole genome shotgun sequence genome encodes:
- the LOC120448308 gene encoding 1-acyl-sn-glycerol-3-phosphate acyltransferase gamma; translation: MGSLEKLKQLRLIHLCIALTFFTSGLCINFIQLLMHVFIKPIDKRLFRKLMYYACYSLYSQLIFVSDWYAGSKMTVYMDKEDFEKHAGKEHVLLIMNHKYEIDWLNGWMICEKLGVLGNCKAYAKKAIRYVPIIGWGWWLAEFVFLNRNFDQDKTIITEQLKVVFSYPDPTWLLLNAEGTRFTPAKHEASVKFAQERGMTVLKHHLIPRTKGFTASLAPIRGLCPVIYDINLAYRPTDKNPATMLSLLHGKSVEPHLLMRRIPLEQVPEDEKEAAAWLQNLFVEKDKIIDSFLETGSFFKTSGVKEVPAYVNQRRLCSLVNFVCWAVFSLSCIFYYVITSLLAANWTAFITALSVLGLFYWLMGQAINKTQISKASNYGSSKSPSAK